One window from the genome of Rhinolophus ferrumequinum isolate MPI-CBG mRhiFer1 chromosome 10, mRhiFer1_v1.p, whole genome shotgun sequence encodes:
- the KLRG1 gene encoding killer cell lectin-like receptor subfamily G member 1 isoform X1, protein MEMIDNAIYSALELSTSPQTQNDDRPQQKASSSRWSLSCHVAIVLGLVSAVLVSLLLFKWILCQGSSCLNCPDLWMGSGDHCYYFSMEEKDWNSSLEFCLAKDSHLLVLTDNQEMNLLKGFLNKNFYWIGLRNNSGWRWEDGSALNFSRILSNSLIQKCGAISKDGLQASSCEVPLHCVCKKVRH, encoded by the exons ATGGAGATGATTGACAATGCTATTTATTCTGCATTAGAATTGTCTACTTCACCCCAAACCCAGAATGATGACAGACCACAGCAAAAAG CTTCTTCTTCCAGGTGGTCGCTCTCTTGCCATGTGGCAATAGTTTTGGGCCTTGTGAGTGCCGTTCTTGTGAGTTTGCTGCTGTTCAAATGGATTCTGTGCCAGG GTTCCAGCTGTCTTAACTGCCCCGACCTCTGGATGGGCTCTGGTGACCATTGTTATTACTTCTCAATGGAGGAAAAGGACTGGAATTCTAGTCTGGAATTCTGCTTAGCCAAAGACTCACATCTCCTTGTGCTTACAGACAACCAGGAAATG AACCTACTCAAAGGTTTCCTCAATAAAAACTTTTACTGGATTGGTCTGAGGAACAATTCTGGCTGGAGGTGGGAAGATGGATCAGCCTTAAACTTCTCTAG GATTCTTTCAAACAGCTTGATCCAGAAGTGTGGTGCCATCAGCAAAGATGGTCTGCAAGCCTCTAGCTGTGAAGTTCCTTTACACTGTGTCTGTAAGAAGGTCCGACATTGA
- the KLRG1 gene encoding killer cell lectin-like receptor subfamily G member 1 isoform X2, producing the protein MGSGDHCYYFSMEEKDWNSSLEFCLAKDSHLLVLTDNQEMNLLKGFLNKNFYWIGLRNNSGWRWEDGSALNFSRILSNSLIQKCGAISKDGLQASSCEVPLHCVCKKVRH; encoded by the exons ATGGGCTCTGGTGACCATTGTTATTACTTCTCAATGGAGGAAAAGGACTGGAATTCTAGTCTGGAATTCTGCTTAGCCAAAGACTCACATCTCCTTGTGCTTACAGACAACCAGGAAATG AACCTACTCAAAGGTTTCCTCAATAAAAACTTTTACTGGATTGGTCTGAGGAACAATTCTGGCTGGAGGTGGGAAGATGGATCAGCCTTAAACTTCTCTAG GATTCTTTCAAACAGCTTGATCCAGAAGTGTGGTGCCATCAGCAAAGATGGTCTGCAAGCCTCTAGCTGTGAAGTTCCTTTACACTGTGTCTGTAAGAAGGTCCGACATTGA